From the Toxoplasma gondii ME49 chromosome VIIa, whole genome shotgun sequence genome, one window contains:
- a CDS encoding RNA pseudouridine synthase superfamily protein (encoded by transcript TGME49_202640) has product MRQRAYITNALRRLVASPGPSTGSNLGVVAPCLRLLRSKWLTFDLHLSVVTIAFLIRAAVLDTSTFFPSSSSSSVSSRQVDVQASRLLRLLDGESSKAAWAVLPLLSQGASKPERPAAPGECLLQSPHRSADSSMSLPPPRRTVAPAQLAAGAQAHPHAHLLHAQVRDPRGDGGSAGAAGTRVETHLEDLQEGSPFLVAVAGGTGQTPVEFGPVPASPVFQELYRNPIFLQVRAAACAGLRRLARESRGSDFLGEAETCAEVRKERFASRWPSHVAEASSLRSANGVSTEEAKGSSSTSSPETHPREGRQLPWRPTVSWYAFSHEPAVCRLAEELFSAFGKAAFVDLDLFNAIVDVLTPDWLVSEVHPHERTVHPQPPSSLSVEPSSSSSLTAELPPNAQSSSPSSSCSSSSSSFDSSSSSVSCLCSLCASSVSPRCSSFSASSSVAPCVASPPICLSRYQSEFLHLSRACSSLSRLFVALETEASSFVFCQSRSPVPLSPFRPLARERSPSAGAVCPASSPCFSSASSSPEERRGADDEKTFCSNIERDIPALVGWRDVQKKVHNPEVSLPSPSLVVSSSPASPASLATPASLCLPDFPSTVSFPSSSPASASPSSPPLSDLTHISSSASPPSSSLRSPLPPLVSLSSPSAVASAPLATDASESWAVPSVLFAAAGTAEETAKETGRQASSTALAGGVLTALETLARAISVILRDEERRPPGLPVPPRFYESLPFALTNVLEVAVDFRVCLNGTRSRRKRNSSTVRTLADGVHRLREKPRLREALEGDKETTHSRSGGESGDRGEEAAEQRSRQAVETAGSEGEGPEGLRATNGEGGEVERRRDQSPSRGEKQRQLTPCGDLTQGGDREETEEGKLKRMENIATQITNDVSVFVTALLNEETAAVLRQRSEARMQSPSCCQRSDHREHTRSWVSPVCSSSTTCLSPSSPRLPSLSPPSSPSSPRLPFLSPPSSPLSPLSAARPRVPWTRERLRFLLFRLASTECSVPASLCVAFCRWMLFVCPGASRLLAAPFRGLLSRQVEDEDARGRREPSGRGVAAGGDRREGSSPQASPISHQRGVDSSDPAEALGLSGDETRERGDSERRGEATSRCVAGAAWEHGVAKEAAETRRAEDAKDQLLLDVLEEEHRLLSGGLREILVSEDWARALYSLAILFPQTSLPFRQLYLAACILPCSSVEGDGGQTPLMPTLKPDEKPDASSQRPTEMLTSSPQAFAPKSTSPFLPSPSSSSASSASPSFSSSLSAPAASTVLSDVVAFSAFCQICRLLVLSTSSPFSPQVSSLSRVPWKRSDACAALGWPDDVVSPSFCLENPVPFFRSQLLRPLVRETLEDFLVSPRCSVSIPSSSRPSPAPLSSPSLSPLPHASPFSPPRSSPSSSRSAPSSSPLSESWGAGVSPLGHEETDEATRREPLRLLFRAVGASLARRLERETDRQLHCLHAHRGRRFEWGGNPKEEREGEQRQKKSRYVFCVADDADTTRLLDSTLRGGMLSPCSLSSLSFASPRSSACPPSSPGDADGETRRSGGSWIGQSGDDDPDCLLFPSAVASLSATQNISEPLYEKILTLAFSTGEDYWRRREKGELNRSEAQRTTARHLRMPRPLPPARIHPPSPQAAYASSIYCRKERTLGTVRSFTSASSPRPCASSPARGTPSVASAFPSPHPSPSALGRLETPFAEAAGEGQRHTASPEKRELSGSTFEKERSLFSFFLPAETLQTEAEEAPLPRLERDAEPHALEPSTQTLQEPPGPLREKEREAKRGRDKPAETEQASGKDAPVPKTRECEKPEENAKDTNAEQREETGKIGGLLRYQNDRRRSPWSGDKDEKRQGLAASRRWLDNVKEGEKNRYSKDLPHVVWQSKHLMVLYKPPFWRVNLERSEKPETVRERIALSAPSVAASLPESPLQFSPSLRKRTLEILARGGLSEPLHAYMQIALGRTQDAHGEWTGEGGESERGEFAGLLGGCGPLAVTQREREHRKREEERLTLLFDASHQFGIGHRLDTPTSGPLLVAKSYAGLAFLRAQLASWRPKKVYLALVFGAVPLREKVRLVHPLRPTFEAGKTGKKEMEVANTVDAKIALSFLSGITHYSYGGRDFTLCRVEPVTGRTHQIRAQLAHIGHPIVADPIYVNDPADRALGRSLSDRVFLHCVSLSFLNILENENRTGTSDFSPEDQFDEERTGNRKERPPLQADPSERPPTAIPASRFSFRQVTVETPLHADLRRTLRSLKKTSR; this is encoded by the exons ATGCGGCAAAGAGCTTACATCACCAATGCATTGCGGAGActtgtcgcctctccag gtCCGTCGACAGGTTCCAACCTTGGAGTCGTCGCTCCGTGCTTGCGGCTCTTGCGGTCAAAGTGGCTGACCTTCGATCTCCATCTCTCCGTCGTTACGATTGCGTTTCTCATTCGCGCCGCAGTCCTCGATAcctccaccttcttcccttcttcttcttcttcttctgtttcgtcgaGACAAGTGGATGTGCAGGCATCTCGGCTTCTGCGACTCTTGGACGGTGAGAGCAGCAAGGCTGCCTGGGCAgtgctgcctcttctctcgcagggAGCGTCGAAGCCTGAGAGACCCGCCGCTCCCGGGGAGTGTCTTCTGCAGAGTCCCCACAGGTCTGCCGACTCCTCGATGTCTCTTCCGCCGCCGCGCCGGACCGTTGCGCCTGCTCAGCTGGCCGCAGGAGCCCAGGCGCATCCCCATGCGcatttgctgcatgcgcaggtcCGAGATCCGAGGGGTGATGGAGGCTCCGCAGGCGCAGCCGGGACTCGGGTGGAGACGCACCTGGAAGACCTTCAGGAAGGTTCGCCGTTCCTCGTCGCCGTTGCAGGAGGCACTGGCCAGACGCCTGTTGAGTTCGGCCCAgttcctgcctctcctgtcttccaGGAACTGTACAGAAATCCGATTTTCCTGCAGGTGCgtgcagctgcatgcgcgggatTGCGTAGACTGGCTCGCGAGAGTCGCGGAAGCGACTTTCtcggagaagcggagacttGCGCCGAAGTCAGAAAGGAGCGCTTTGCCTCCCGTTGGCCTTCCCATGTCGCGGAGGCGTCGTCGCTGCGCTCTGCGAATGGCGtttcgacagaagaagcgaaaggttcttcttcaacttcgTCGCCGGAGACCCACCCGCGAGAGGGCCGCCAGCTCCCCTGGCGCCCGACTGTGTCCTGGTACGCGTTTAGCCACGAGCCTGCTGTCTGTCGCCTGGCTGAGGAactgttctctgctttcggGAAGGCAGCATTCGTCGACTTGGATCTCTTCAACGCAATTGTCGACGTCCTGACTCCGGACTGGCTCGTTTCTGAAGTCCATCCTCATGAGCGAACAGTCCACCCAcagcctccttcgtctctgtctgttgagccctcttcctcttcatcctTGACGGCTGAACTGCCACCCAACGCccagtcttcttccccctcttcttcctgttcatcttcctcttcttcttttgactcttcttcttcctctgtttcttgctTGTGTTCCCTCTgtgcttcctctgtttcaCCTCGCTGTTCtagtttctccgcctcttcttccgttgcCCCTTgcgttgcttctcctccgaTCTGTCTGTCGCGCTATCAGTCTGagtttctgcatctctcgcgtgcatgcagttccctGAGTCGTCTCTTTGTGGCTCTGGAAACTGAGGCTagctccttcgttttctgccaGTCTCGTTCGCCtgtccctctgtctccgtttcgacCTCTGGCGCGCGAGCGGTCCCCAAGCGCCGGCGCTGTTTGTCCAGCCTCATCACCTTGTTTTTCCTcagcctcctcgtctcccgaagaaaggcgaggagctGACGACGAGAAGACATTTTGCTCGAATATTGAACGAGACATCCCCGCGCTCGTAGGTTGGCGCGACGTTCAGAAAAAAGTACACAATCCAgaagtctctcttccttctccttctcttgttgtttcttcttcacccgcaagtcctgcttctctggctactcctgcctctctctgtctccctgaTTTTCCATCtactgtctcttttccttcttcttctccggcgtCAGCTTcaccctcttctcctcctttaTCCGATCTCACAcacatctcttcttctgcttctccgcccTCGAGTTCTCTGCGGTCTCCTCTAcctcctcttgtttctctctcttctccttcggctGTGGCTTCTGCTCCCCTCGCCACGGACGCCTCGGAGAGTTGGGCGGTTCCGTCGGTTCTCTTCGCGGCAGCGGGGACcgctgaagagacagcaaaggagacagggagacaggCTTCCAGCACGGCCCTTGCTGGGGGTGTCTTGACAGCTCTTGAGACGCTTGCGAGGGCGATTTCTGTCATTCttcgcgacgaagagagaagaccgcCAGGCCTGCCTGTACCTCCCCGCTTCTACGAGAGTCTCCCTTTCGCTCTCACCAATGTGCTGGAGGTCGCCGTGGATTTTCGGGTGTGTTTGAATGGGACGAGGTCCCGGCGGAAACGAAACAGTTCgactgtacgtacactcgcCGATGGGGTCCACCGGCTCcgcgagaagccgaggcTCAGAGAGGCTCTCgaaggcgacaaagagacaaCACACAGCCGTTCTGGAGGCGAAAGTGGAGACCGAGGCGAGGAGGCCGCCGAACAGCGCAGTCGACAGGCTGTCGAGACAGCCGGAAGTGAGGGTGAAGGACCAGAAGGTTTGAGAGCGACAAAcggggaggggggggaggtggagaggcggcgagatCAAAGTCCATCGAggggcgagaagcagagacagctgacGCCGTGTGGGGACTTGACACAGGGCGGCGAcagggaggaaacagaagaagggaagctgAAACGAATGGAAAATATCGCGACACAAATCACCAACGATGTCAGCGTCTTTGTAACTGCCCTTTTAAATGAGGAAACGGCCGCTGTTTTAAGACAGCGATCAGAAGCGAGGATGCAGTCGCCATCTTGCTGTCAGAGATCAGATCACCGAGAGCACACACGCAGTTGGGTCTCTCCTGTTTGTTCCTCTTCGACTACgtgcctctctccttcatctcctcgtctgccttctctttctcctccctcttctccttcatctcctcgtctgccttttctttctcctccctcttctcctttgtctcctctttctgcgGCGCGTCCGAGAGTTCCTTGGACTCGCGAgcgccttcgttttctcctgtttcgaCTCGCTTCGACAGAGTGTTCGGTCCCCGCCTCGCTCTGTGTGGCGTTCTGCCGGTGGATGCTGTTTGTCTGTCCAGGCGCCTCGCGGCTCCTGGCGGCTCCCTTTCGAGGATTGCTTTCTCGACAAGttgaggacgaagacgcccGAGGAAGGCGCGAACCGTCAGGACGCGGCGTCGCGGCGGGAGGCGATCGGCGAGAAGGTTCGTCGCCTCAGGCGTCGCCGATTTCACACCAGCGTGGGGTCGACTCGAGCGACCCCGCAGAGGCTTTGGGCCTTTCGGGTGATGAGACgcgcgaacgaggagacagcgagcgaagaggcgaggcgacTTCGAGGTGCGTCGCTGGTGCCGCTTGGGAGCACGGCGTCGCGaaagaagccgcagagacaagacgcgcggaagacgcaaaggatcagctgcttctcgatgtactcgaagaagaacatCGACTCCTTTCTGGAGGTCTCAGAGAGATCTTGGTGTCCGAGGACTGGGCGCGGGCTCTCTACTCCCTTGCGATTCTATTCCCGCAGACATCCCTGCCTTTTCGCCAACTTTACCTGGCTGCTTGCATCTTGCCATGCTCGAGCGTCGAGGGAGATGGAGGACAGACTCCCTTAATGCCGACCTTGAAACCAGATGAAAAACCAGACGCTTCTTCACAACGACCAACGGAGATGctcacttcttctccacaaGCATTTGCTCCCAAGTCaacttctccttttctcccttccccttcctcctcttctgcttcttctgcttcaccttctttctcttcttcgttgtctgcaCCGGCGGCTTCCACTGTGTTGTCGGATGTCGTTGCCTTCAGCGCGTTCTGTCAGATCTGTCGGTTGCTTGTGCTTTCCACCTCATCCCCATTTTCCCCCcaagtctcttctctctctagGGTGCCCTGGAAGCGAagcgatgcatgcgccgcgcTAGGTTGGCCCGACGACgtggtgtctccgtcgttctGTTTGGAAAATCCAGTCCCGTTCTTTCGCTCTCAGCTGCTTCGCCCGCTGGTTCGAGAAACGCTCGAGGATTTCCTCGTCAGTCCTCGCTGCTCGGTGTCCAtcccctcctcttctcggccttcacctgcgcctctttcctctccgtcactgtctccccttcctcatgcgtctcccttttcgcctccgcgttcttctccttcgtcttctcgttctgctccttcgtcctctccgctctcggAGTCCTGGGGGGCGGGCGTCTCTCCACTGGGCcatgaggagacagacgaagcgacgaggcgagagccgcttcggcttctcttccGGGCGGTTGGCGCCTCGCTGGCGAGACGCCTCGAGAGGGAAACGGATAGACAACTTcactgtctgcatgcacaccgtGGGAGGCGCTTTGAGTGGGGAGGGAAtccgaaagaagagagagagggcgaacagagacagaagaaatcGCGGTacgttttctgcgtcgccgaTGACGCCGACACAACGAGACTCCTCGACTCCACGCTTCGTGGAGGCATGCTGtccccttgttctctttcttctctctcttttgcatCTCCTCGGTCTTCGGCTTgtccaccttcttctcctggagacgcagacggtgAAACCCGGAGGAGCGGAGGGTCTTGGATCGGACAGTCGGGAGACGACGACCCAgactgtcttctctttcctagTGCAGTCGCGAGTCTGTCTGCAACGCAGAACATCTCCGAGCCGCTCTACGAAAAGATTCTGACCTTGGCGTTCTCCACTGGGGAAGACTACTggcggaggcgcgagaagggCGAGTTGAACCGAAGTGAAGCCCAGAGGACGACGGCTCGCCACTTGCGTATGCCGCGTCCTCTGCCGCCTGCGCGAATCCATCCTCCCTCTCCACAGGCCGCGTATGCGTCTTCAATCTACTGTCGAAAAGAAAGGACTCTAGGGACAGTTCGTTCTTTCACTTCggcctcttctccgcgtccctgtgcttcttcgcctgcacGAGGAACGccctccgtcgcttctgcatttccttctcctcatccctcgccctctgctCTCGGACGCCTGGAGACGCCGTTCGCGGAGGCCGCAGGCGAAGGGCAGAGACACACCGCGTCTCCGGAGAAGCGCGAACTTTCTGGGTCGACTTTtgaaaaagagcgaagcctcttttcgttctttttGCCGGCAGAAACCTTGCAAACcgaagcggaagaggcgCCTCTGCCGAGGctcgaaagagacgcagaaccgCACGCACTGGAGCCCTCTACTCAGACGCTACAGGAGCCTCCGGGGCCtctcagagagaaggagagagaagcaaaacgaGGACGCGACAAGCCAGCAGAGACGGAGCAAGCGTCCGGGAAAGACGCACCAGTCCCGAAGACCAGAGAGTGTGAAAAgccagaggaaaacgcaaagGATACGAACGCtgagcagcgagaggaaacgggcAAGATTGGTGGACTTCTAAGGTATCAGAATGATCGACGACGGAGCCCATGGagtggagacaaagacgagaagcgacaaGGACTGGCGGCCTCTCGACGCTGGCTCGACAACgtgaaggaaggcgagaagaaccgCTACTCCAAGGACCTGCCGCATGTCGTCTGGCAGTCCAAACATCTAATG GTTTTGTACAAACCGCCCTTCTGGCGGGTGAATCTGGAGCGCAGCGAAAAACCGGAAActgtgagagagagaattgctctctcggcgccttcggtcgcagcgtctctgcctgagtcgcctctgcagttctcgccttctctgcggaAGCGAACTCTGGAGATTCTTGCCAGAGGCGGTCTGTCAgagccgctgcatgcgtacaTGCAGATCGCGCTGGGCAGGACGCAAGACGCCCATGGCGAGTGGACAGGCGAGGGCGGTGAGAGTGAAAGAGGTGAATTCGCAGGCCTGCTAGGAGGCTGCGGTCCTTTGGCGGTcacgcagcgagagagagaacatcgaaaaagagaagaagaaaggctcACGCTTCTCTTTGACGCAAGTCACCAGTTCGGTATCGGCCATCGCCTCGACACCCCCACGAGCG GCCCTCTTCTGGTCGCGAAGTCGTACGCGGGATTGGCTTTTCTCCGCGCACAACTCGCCTCCTGGCGGCCGAAGAAAGTCTACCTCGCCCTCGTCTTCGGCGCTGTCCCTCTGCGAGAGAAAGTTCGCCTTGTTCATCCGCTTCGACCCACATTTGAGgcaggaaaaacaggaaaaaaagagatgGAAGTCGCAAACACAGTCGACGCCAAG ATTGCACTGTCTTTCTTGAGCGGCATCACGCACTATTCCTACGGCG GACGAGACTTCACCCTCTGTCGCGTAGAGCCTGTGACGGGACGAACCCACCAAATTCGCGCCCAACTCGCCCACATCGGCCATCCCATCGTCGCAGATCCAATCTACGTCAACG ATCCGGCGGACCGAGCTTTGGGGCGCAGCCTTTCCGATCGAGTTTTCCTccactgcgtttctctctcctttttgaATATTCTGGAAAACGAGAACCGTACAGGAACGAGTGACTTCAGTCCCGAAGACCAgttcgacgaagagagaacaggaaacaggaaagagcGTCCGCCTCTGCAGGCAGATCCCAGCGAAAGACCCCCGACTGCAATCCCCGcatctcgtttctctttccgaCAAGTGACAGTAGAGACACCACTCCACGCCGACCTGCGACGCACCCTCCGTTCTCTCAAGAAGACATCTCGCTGA
- a CDS encoding ATP-dependent metallopeptidase HflB subfamily protein (encoded by transcript TGME49_202630~Predicted trans-membrane domain (TMHMM2.0):429-445:575-598) produces MRALTLLHRGGSRSVAASPTLFSLGSSSPCVLRSYTSRPHCLSSASSASARTDSREVPSRYAWPPRTHHVSDRHSDEQRVGCLLSRIQTDGVSHRRSMVENLARSSVLSLPPALAFPSQRLSSQRLSSPRLSASLSLLSCASPSSSCRSPARPALHAGASMPRSFSVLSSISPEAKQGVDRAAAVAVPLAASSRSSSVLASLDDQTSSVCGRCPGHSPLPAIFSPDGSLHTLGPRCFPRLLQLLRGHLHLPAPTHAARLSAHAATVPGTSLVGALDSVMFSRPPVGFENFYPQRSAKAVRSQRQAAEADANAKRKEGEKREETPAKRTGLFGQQVEGGEGQQGSQVPPQRQGSRGSEEKPEDAIPDPPPVRLRLYGKAGQGRSDAQRERERLGAEKYRAAHPKPPPPQPQPPPPPPPGSLGAIQREMLKILAWFGLSTFFLYSLLKSRREDMSMQEFLSKYVANGLVDKVEVLGDRGECRAIVYLSPPGASTAAGPMSTEAGPAPIRVASSSVPPEVERGLLAGLTLPPNKAVVRFRTGLSAESFIEKMENFQSSLGIHPRDFLPIYISDQHEFHLFDFLGSLFLFFLIANMVSELIFMRRMRKGGGGGPGGGAGGGLNRLLGNSASRRARVKAETVKVRFSDVAGLHEAKREILEFVTFLKHPQSFRRLGAKLPKGALLVGPPGTGKTLLAKAVAGEAGVPFFSMSGSEFVEIFVGVGASRVRELFDEARKVAPSIIFIDEIDSVGAKRSTSFGNSERDNTLNQLLVEMDGFNPEETVVVLAGTNRDDLLDDALKRPGRFDRLVQIRRPDVAERKEIFKVHLKPLRLAPTIDAVALSERMAALTPGFVGADIANLCNEAAIQAARRRSKVGVEQRDFEAATERTIAGLPSPVKDLLSSHQRRAIAYHECGHAIAGWFLKHGNPVLKLTIIPRSSGALGFAQQMPPTVELHEKDALLDRIAVLLGGRAAEEIFIGAISSGAADDIQKASRLARLSVMQFGMSDRLGLVDYSLQQGGEQNFYRPYSEHTAKVIDDEVSQIINDQYERVKTLLKEREKEVHSLCELLISRESITYSEILECIGPRPVPPDPQMAAYIQALPTRPLLPETGDKETGNKEPGNKETGEKETGDNSRRDDDDSGGQERDLDNNDDASVPEKVKEKVREAAEAVAGRKPASGPVACKADKDEDA; encoded by the exons ATGCGAGCACTCACCCTGCTTCATCGGGGGGGGTCCAGATCTGTCGCGGCCTCCCCcacccttttttctctcggttcctcttctccctgtgtcCTCCGCAGTTACACGAGCCGTCCTCACTgcctgtcttctgcttcgtcggcGTCTGCTCGCACCGACTCCCGTGAGGTCCCCAGCAGATATGCCTGGCCCCCGAGGACCCACCATGTTTCCGACAGACATTCTGATGAGCAGCGTGTCGGCTGTCTTCTGAGTCGAATTCAGACAGATGGAGTTTCTCACAGACGAAGTATGGTCGAGAATCTGGCGCGTTCGTCGGTTCTCTCACTTCCTCCCGCTCTCGCGTTCCCGTCTCAGCGCTTGTCATCTCAGCGCTTGTCATCACCGCGTTTGtcagcgtctctgtctcttctctcctgcgcctcgccctcgtcttcgtGCCGATCTCCAGCTCGAcctgcgctgcatgcaggtgcATCGATgcctcgttccttctccgtgCTTTCCTCGATTTCTCCCGAGGCGAAGCAAGGCGTGGACAGAGCTGCCGCCGTCGCGGTGCCGCTGGCGGCGTCgagtcgctcttcctctgttctcgctTCCCTCGACGACCAGacctcctctgtctgcggAAGATGCCCCGGACACAGTCCACTGCCCGCCATCTTCTCTCCGGACGGGTCTCTCCACACTCTCGGGCCGCGctgctttcctcgcctccttcagCTGCTCCGCGGCCATCTCCACCTCCCGGctccgacgcatgcagcgcgtcTTTCGGCACATGCAGCGACGGTGCCGGGTACGTCGCTCGTGGGCGCTCTCGACTCCGTGATGTTCTCCCGCCCGCCTGTGGGGTTTGAGAACTTCTATCCCCAGAGAAGTGCGAAGGCTGTCCGGAGTCAGCGCCAGGCTGCAGAGGCGGATGCGAACGCGAAgcggaaagaaggcgagaagagagaggagacgccggcgAAGCGAACGGGTCTCTTTGGCCAGCAGGTGGAGGGCGGGGAGGGCCAGCAAGGCTCTCAGGTCCCTCCCCAGAGGCAGGGGTCGCGAGGCTCTGAGGAGAAGCCAGAGGACGCGATCCCCGATCCGCCGCCAGTCAGACTAAGGCTCTACGGCAAGGCAGGCCAAGGCCGATCTGAtgctcagagagagagagagcgcctCGGCGCCGAGAAGTACAGAGCAGCGCATCCGAAGCCGCCTCCGCCAcagccgcagccgccgcccCCGCCGCCCCCTGGGAGTCTCGGCGCCATTCAGCGTGAGATGCTCAAGATCCTGGCTTGGTTCGGTCTGTCGACTTTCTTCCTCTACTCTCTCCTCAaatcgaggagagaggacatGTCCATGCAG GAATTCCTGTCCAAGTATGTTGCAAATGGGTTAGTTGACAAGGTCGAGGTGTTGGGCGACCGGGGAGAATGTCGAGCGATCGTCTACCTCTCCCCACCTGGAGCGTCAACGGCCGCGGGGCCGATGTCGACGGAGGCGGGGCCTGCGCCAATCAGAGTCGCCTCTTCGTCCGTACCTCcggaggtggagagaggtCTTCTCGCTGGCCTCACGCTCCCCCCCAACAAAGCCGTCGTCCGCTTCCGGACCGGACTGAGTGCCGAGAGCTTCATTGAGAAAATGGAAAACTTCCAG AGCTCGCTGGGCATCCACCCCCGCGATTTCCTTCCTATTTACATCAGCGATCAGCATGAGTTCCATCTTTTCGACTTCTTgggctctctctttctgttctttttgATCGCAAACATGGTCAGCGAGCTGATCTTTATGCGACGAATGAG GAAGGGTGGCGGTGGAGGCCCGGGGGGCGGCGCCGGGGGAGGCCTCAATCGTCTGCTGGGGAACAGCGCCTCTCGACGAGCTCGCGTGAAGGCTGAGACT GTCAAAGTTCGCTTCTCCGATGTCGCAG GTTTGCACGAAGCCAAGCGAGAAATCCTGGAATTCGTCACTTTTCTCAAACACCCCCAGTCCTTCCGACGCCTCGGCGCGAAACTCCCAAAGGGTGCCTTGCTCGTCGGACCTCCTGGGACAGGCAAAACTCTCCTTGCCAAA GCCGTTGCGGGAGAGGCAGGggtccccttcttctctatGAGTGGCAGCGAATTCGTGGAGATCTTCGTCGGCGTGGGCGCAAGCCGCGTTCGCGAGTTGTTTGACGAAGCCCGCAAAGTCGCGCCCT CCATCATCTTCATTGACGAAATCGACAGCGTCggcgcgaagagaagcaccTCGTTTGGAAACAGCGAACGAGACAACACGCTGAACCAGCTTCTCGTTGAAATGGACGGTTTCAATCCAGAGGAGACGGTCGTCGTTCTTGCAG GAACGAACCGAGATGATCTTCTTGATGACGCGCTTAAGCGTCCAGGCCGCTTCGATCGCCTCGTGCAAATTCGGCGCCCAGACGTCGCAGAACGGAAGGAAATTTTCAAG GTTCACCTCAagcctcttcgcctcgctccGACGATCGatgctgtcgctctctcagAACGCATGGCGGCTCTCACTCCCGGATTT GTCGGAGCAGACATCGCGAATCTCTGCAACGAAGCCGCCATCCAGGCAGCTCGCCGCAGGTCGAAGGTTGGCGTGGAGCAAAGG gaTTTCGAGGCGGCAACGGAAAGAACGATTGCGGGGCTTCCCTCTCCCGTAAAGgaccttctttcttcgcacCAACGACGCGCAATTGCTTATCACGAATGCGGACATGCAATAGCTGGATGGTTCCTCAAACACGGCA ACCCGGTGCTGAAGCTGACAATCATCCCTCGAAGCAGCGGGGCTCTTGGCTTCGCTCAGCAAATGCCGCCAACCGTGGAGCTGCACGAGAAAGATGCGCTTTTGGACCGAATTGCGGTCCTTCTCG GAGGACGCGCAGCGGAAGAGATCTTCATCGGTGCGATTTCCAGTG ggGCAGCAGACGACATTCAGAAGGCGTCGCGCCTGGCGCGGCTCTCCGTCATGCAGTTTGGGATGAGCGACAGACTAGGACTCGTCGACTACAGCCTTCAGCAAGGCGGTGAACAGAACTTTTACCGGCCCTACTCGGAGCACACTGCGAAG GTCATCGATGATGAGGTCAGCCAGATCATCAACGACCAGTACGAGCGTGTGAAGACCCTGCTGAAAGAGCgggagaag GAGGTTCACAGTCTATGCGAACTTTTGATAAGTCGAGAGAGTATCACGTACTCGGAGATCCTCGAGTGCATCGGCCCTCGGCCTGTGCCACCAGATCCACAGATGGCGGCCTATATTCAGGCGCTGCCGACGCGGCCGCTGCTGCcggagacgggagacaaggagacagggaacaAGGAACCAgggaacaaggagacaggggagaaggagacaggggacaATTCGCGACGGGATGACGATGACTCGGGggggcaggagagagacctcGACAACAACGACGACGCCAGCGTACCGGAAAAAGTGAAGGAGAAAGTCCGCgaggctgcagaggcagTCGCAGGGCGGAAGCCGGCGTCGGGGCCTGTCGCATGCAAagcagacaaagacgaagacgcgtaA